The Leadbettera azotonutricia ZAS-9 genome has a window encoding:
- a CDS encoding DUF4405 domain-containing protein — protein MKNTNLIKIIFDTIMLILLIMVYCASATGLIYHEITGLIIFLLFFIHLFYNRKWVIQVGKRIFDKSFNRKQKFMYVLNTLLLILFITAGISGIMMSKIVFKLEGRIGNMFILRYVHVFSAVLSVILIGIHIGIHWKMIIHTIKTRIDIPAIISKICVIITILAIFGISTYGIITSMTVQENREHGPTIQSISVLSIFEDVFNIKKIKEDWNRHELFLKRMAESALEGNNNDSTIRDFDGEGRGGPETHEGPKFQPYYVMIMGMEYLSILLLVSLVVFLIERNISRRNKHLSKE, from the coding sequence ATGAAAAATACTAATTTAATCAAAATCATCTTTGATACAATTATGCTTATTCTATTGATAATGGTTTATTGCGCTTCCGCAACAGGGTTAATATACCATGAAATAACCGGCTTAATAATTTTTTTACTATTTTTTATTCATCTTTTTTATAACCGGAAATGGGTTATACAAGTAGGAAAACGAATTTTTGATAAATCTTTTAATCGAAAACAGAAATTTATGTATGTACTTAATACATTATTACTTATACTATTTATTACAGCAGGAATAAGCGGGATTATGATGTCAAAAATAGTGTTCAAACTTGAAGGCCGTATAGGAAATATGTTTATCCTGCGATATGTACATGTCTTTTCTGCCGTATTATCAGTAATATTGATTGGCATACATATTGGCATACATTGGAAAATGATAATTCATACAATAAAAACACGTATCGATATACCAGCTATTATCAGTAAAATATGTGTTATAATAACGATTCTTGCCATATTCGGAATTAGCACCTATGGGATTATAACATCAATGACCGTTCAAGAAAACAGAGAACATGGCCCTACTATTCAGAGTATTTCCGTTTTAAGTATCTTTGAAGATGTTTTTAATATTAAAAAAATAAAGGAGGATTGGAATAGACATGAATTATTTTTAAAAAGGATGGCAGAAAGCGCATTGGAAGGAAATAATAACGACTCTACAATCCGTGATTTTGACGGTGAAGGCCGAGGCGGTCCTGAAACACACGAAGGACCAAAATTTCAACCATATTATGTAATGATCATGGGAATGGAATATTTATCCATCCTACTATTGGTTTCTCTGGTAGTATTTTTAATTGAAAGAAATATTAGTAGAAGGAATAAACACTTATCAAAAGAATAA
- a CDS encoding DUF4491 family protein, which yields MHIHGIIIGIIAFVMIGIFHPIIIYGEYHFGTKIWPLFFIMGVFLCIISLFVDQIMISATMGITAFCCFWSIHELFQQRKRVERGWFPSKAAHHEKPIRSDPLLRTEQPEEKE from the coding sequence ATGCACATACATGGAATAATAATTGGAATAATAGCATTCGTGATGATAGGAATATTTCATCCTATTATTATATATGGCGAATATCATTTTGGGACAAAGATATGGCCATTATTTTTCATAATGGGAGTTTTTTTATGTATCATTTCATTATTTGTAGATCAAATAATGATAAGTGCAACAATGGGGATAACCGCTTTCTGTTGTTTTTGGAGTATTCACGAATTATTCCAACAACGAAAACGAGTTGAACGGGGATGGTTCCCTAGCAAAGCCGCTCATCATGAAAAGCCGATACGATCAGACCCTTTGCTGCGTACAGAACAACCGGAGGAAAAAGAATGA
- a CDS encoding sensor histidine kinase has protein sequence MTIKRRLFISNIILLVVIAAGFMLFGSVIRYIVRETLRNNSPNLFTVLNTENDFEKMMTIDSSFLRSFSIAFLALAAFIVITNIIITRRMIRNIIMPLNILSIGAAQIRDSNLSFRIEYTKDDEFRLCCTTFNDMAARLETMIRAREKDENARRELIAGMSHDLRTPLTSIKAYLEGLEKGVADTPEKQKKYMDTIRSKTNDLEKIINQLFLFSKLDLKKFPMNIQTITTENIIQGLYDDYAEEYQHKGLAIITGTVTNEIVTADISWIRTVFVNILENSAKYKTKSTGTIVISSNHINRPSGRMAEIHLLDDGPGVPPETLDRLFDVFYQVDSSRSKRGKQGSGLGLAISARLLRHMGGTIRAELGSAGGLNIVISLPLAAGK, from the coding sequence ATGACGATTAAACGGCGTTTATTTATATCGAATATCATTTTGTTGGTGGTAATAGCAGCGGGGTTTATGCTATTTGGAAGTGTTATTCGATATATCGTAAGAGAGACACTGCGTAACAACAGCCCCAATTTATTTACTGTACTGAATACTGAAAATGACTTTGAAAAAATGATGACGATTGATTCATCCTTTCTCCGGTCTTTCAGCATTGCATTTCTTGCTTTGGCGGCTTTTATAGTTATTACTAATATCATCATAACCCGCCGCATGATACGGAACATTATTATGCCCCTGAATATTCTTTCCATCGGCGCAGCCCAAATCAGGGATAGCAACCTTTCTTTCCGTATTGAATATACTAAAGATGATGAATTCCGTCTATGCTGTACTACTTTTAATGATATGGCCGCTAGGCTTGAAACCATGATTCGAGCCCGGGAAAAAGATGAAAACGCCCGCCGAGAGCTCATAGCCGGAATGTCACATGACCTCAGAACTCCACTGACATCCATTAAGGCGTATCTTGAGGGGCTTGAAAAAGGAGTTGCCGATACCCCTGAGAAACAAAAAAAATACATGGATACTATTAGGTCAAAAACCAATGATCTGGAAAAAATAATCAATCAGTTGTTTTTATTCTCAAAACTAGACTTGAAAAAATTCCCTATGAACATACAGACAATTACTACAGAAAATATCATCCAGGGATTATATGATGATTATGCGGAAGAGTACCAGCATAAGGGTTTAGCGATAATTACCGGCACAGTTACCAATGAAATAGTTACCGCTGATATATCATGGATTCGTACTGTTTTTGTTAACATCCTAGAAAACAGCGCAAAATATAAAACAAAATCTACCGGAACTATTGTAATCAGCAGTAATCACATTAACAGGCCTTCGGGGAGAATGGCGGAAATACACCTGCTTGATGATGGGCCGGGCGTTCCGCCAGAAACATTGGATCGCTTATTTGATGTTTTTTATCAGGTAGATTCATCAAGAAGCAAGCGGGGAAAACAGGGAAGCGGCCTTGGGCTTGCCATATCCGCACGATTACTCAGGCATATGGGAGGTACAATCCGCGCCGAACTAGGATCGGCAGGAGGCCTTAATATAGTAATTTCCTTACCGCTTGCTGCGGGTAAATAG